TCTATAGTTTTAAGAGAATATCTTGCATCATTAAATTGGCCACTTTCAATGATAAATCTATTTTGGCTTAACCAAATTAATTCTCTTGTAAGATTAAACTTATCGCCTCTTGTCGCAATATTCTTGATATTTTCAGTTGATATTTTTTGAGTGTTGATACCAAGTAAGGATTGCAAGAAAAAATCTGTTTGTACAGGATTTGCCAAAATATATTGGCTTGCCTGCATTATCCTTGATTGATTAACAGATAATCTATCAATGGTGGAATAAGAATTATTCATTGGTTGCATATAGTTGTTACCAGCATTTACTAAGTGGCTATTATATGCATATCTTCTTGCTAATTCTTGGCTTCTAGTAAGCCTTTGAGGGGTTACTGCTTCTGCATTATTCTGCAAAAACATATTCTGGTTTAGTTGTTGTTGTGGTTGTTGAACTTGAAAATTTTGAGGCCTTTGATTGTAAGAAATTTGCTGGTTATTATAAGCTTGCTGTTGCATTGAGCTTGGCACATTATAGCCCTGTGAATAAGCACTCACTGAAAAAGCGATAATAAATAAGCTTAATGCTAAAAACTTCATTTTGATTATTTTTTGCATCTTCCCCACCCCTAGAAAAGAATTTATTAATAATTAGTTAAAATTTTAACAAATTCCCGTTATAATGTCAAGCGGAATAGTAAATATTAAGTTAATTTATTTTTAGTTTTATTATAAAATCGCTTCATAATGAAACATAATATTAAAATAGACTAAAATTACAAAAAAAGCTATAAACAAGCCAAATTATTAGAAAAAAATGACAAAATTATATTTAATATCCCCACCAAATTTTGAGTTAGAGGAAATGAAGCTCAAACTCGAAGAAGCCTTCAAGGGTGGTGAAATATCTGTATTTCAACTTAGAATGAAGTCTTTATCGCCTGATGGAACTTATAATTCCAAGCCTGAAGAAAAGCTCGTTCGTAAAGCAGTTGCAGAATTACTGCCAATTTGCCATAAAAATAAATGCGTTTTTATCTTGAATGATAATCCGAAGCTCGCCTCTGAGCTTAATTGTGATGGGGTTCACATTGGCGAAGATGATGGCAATGCCAAAGAGGCAAAAAAAATTATGGGTGAGGGCAAATATGTTGGGGTTAGCTGTTATGCAAGCCTTGATAGGGCTTATAAAGCAGGCGAAGAAGGTGCTGATTATGTTGCTTTTGGGGCTTTTTATGAAACCCAAACTAAAAAGCCAAAAGGCAGGCCAACACTTGAATTATTAGATTTTTGGCAAAAATATACAAATATTCCTTCAGTTGCAATAGGCGGTATTAAAGTTGAAAATGCTGAGCCCATAATTAAAGCAGGTGCTGATTTTATCGCGGTTGTAACAGGTGTTTGGGATTATAAAAAGGGCGTAAAACAAGCAATCGCTGATTTT
This is a stretch of genomic DNA from Rickettsiales bacterium. It encodes these proteins:
- the thiE gene encoding thiamine phosphate synthase, producing MTKLYLISPPNFELEEMKLKLEEAFKGGEISVFQLRMKSLSPDGTYNSKPEEKLVRKAVAELLPICHKNKCVFILNDNPKLASELNCDGVHIGEDDGNAKEAKKIMGEGKYVGVSCYASLDRAYKAGEEGADYVAFGAFYETQTKKPKGRPTLELLDFWQKYTNIPSVAIGGIKVENAEPIIKAGADFIAVVTGVWDYKKGVKQAIADFNKLFV